The following coding sequences are from one Mytilus trossulus isolate FHL-02 chromosome 8, PNRI_Mtr1.1.1.hap1, whole genome shotgun sequence window:
- the LOC134681157 gene encoding uncharacterized protein LOC134681157 — MPSDEVLLICDWAMKFLPRKFREDQCDWFGKRGIPWHISIAFCRKDDGSIGSLGFVHLFATQISQDSQVTASIIQDVMDEIREINTNDIKFHVWSDNAGCYKSTEMLSFLFHSGLTLSYDFCESQNGKGPCDRTAATIKSSIRRYVNQGHDVLTAQSMKKAIDKSSKNVKYIVRVIEGTECRKTKCTAIPAISTYSNFTFSTHGITAWKAYQVGTGKLIPSSAIPSVEKFILNTSCPEIEGEIDVVFHQLPLKAEKEENTITCANEGCTLSFSSFHDLSSHLMFGKCEFEFRCQFSNGCNITKKTYITKMSKSFSTNFQVSSAGLTVGINDNSDLELGWALKEERKHKRFNVNQKEYLTEKFNKGLKTGRKEDPFLVSEEMLTDRKEDGNRRFSYDEILSVQQITSFFSRMSRKNKSFDDSVDGSREETITTIRRELTADELD; from the exons ATGCCTTCAGATGAAGTTTTACTGATATGTGACTGGGCTATGAAGTTTTTACCCCGAAAGTTTCGTGAAGATCAATGTGATTGGTTCGGAAAGAGAGGAATACCATGGCACATATCTATAGCCTTCTGTAGGAAAGATGATGGAAGCATTGGTAGCCTTGggtttgttcatttgtttgcaACCCAAATATCACAG GACAGCCAAGTAACAGCCAGTATTATCCAAGATGTAATGGATGAAATTAGAGAAATTAACACCAATGACATAAAGTTTCATGTATGGTCTGACAATGCTGGTTGTTACAAGTCAACAGAGATGCTTTCATTCTTATTCCATTCAGGTCTTACCCTGTCATATGACTTCTGTGAATCCCAGAATGGGAAGGGACCATGTGACCGCACTGCTGCAACCATCAAATCTTCTATTAGAAGATATGTAAACCAGGGTCATGATGTACTTACAGCACAATCAATGAAAAAG GCAATAGACAAGTCATCAAAAAATGTAAAGTACATAGTTCGTGTCATAGAAGGAACTGAGTGTAGGAAAACTAAGTGTACTGCTATACCTGCAATATCAACCTATAGTAACTTCACATTTAGCACACATGGCATTACTGCATGGAAGGCATACCAAGTTGGCACAg gAAAGCTTATACCTTCATCTGCTATTCCAAGTGTTGAAAAGTTTATTCTAAATACCTCATGTCCAGAGATAGAGGGAGAAATTGATGTGGTTTTTCACCAACTGCCACTTAAAGCTGAAAAGGAAGAAAACACCATAACATGTGCAAATGAGGGATGCACACtgtctttttcatcttttcatgACCTGTCAAGCCACTTAATGTTCGGCAAGTGTGAGTTTGAATTCAGGTGCCAGTTTAGTAATGGATGTAACATTACTAAGAAGACTTACATAACAAAGATGTCTAAGTCTTTTTCAACCAACTTTCAAGTTTCATCAGCAGGGCTGACAGTTGGAATTAATGACAACTCTGATTTAGAACTTGGCTGGGCATTAAAAGAAGAAAGGAAGCACAAAAGGTTTAATGTGAACCAAAAAGAATATCTCACTGAAAAATTTAACAAAGGTCTAAAAACTGGCAGAAAGGAAGATCCTTTTTTGGTATCAGAGGAAATGCTGACTGATAGAAAAGAAGATGGAAATAgaagattttcatatgatgaaatccttTCGGTACAACAAATCACAAGTTTCTTTTCAAGAATGAGCAGGAAGAACAAATCATTTGATGATTCCGTTGATGGATCAAGGGAAGAAACTATCACAACTATCAGGAGAGAACTAACTGCAGATGAACttgattaa